In Solidesulfovibrio fructosivorans JJ], a genomic segment contains:
- a CDS encoding sensor histidine kinase translates to MPAPDQTCFAPAERAAVEEIRRQFAVLSNHEIPGVLDAIPVIAMVLNRCRQVVFGNRKFLDAIGATDIREALGKRPGEAFHCVHAASAPNGCGTGDFCVHCGAVRSILLGLAGRDNVQECNLRRQTNGVPEALDLQVSTASTTVEAEKFIIFSITDISHEKRHRILERIFFHDMLNTVGSLKGLMEFLVDEVHEKLRPDAQFIYQAMAQLTDEIIYQKQLLAAESNELQVHLTPLLPNNMLTIVEATFQSTEQARGKILKICGECPETTFESDPVLLRRVLGNMVKNALEATAPGGVVRLGCRPDENRVEFWVQNDAVIPKSVRMRIFNRSFSTKGMGRGLGTYSIKLLTERYLGGAVDFSSTREEGTVFRVRLPLGG, encoded by the coding sequence ATGCCCGCCCCCGACCAGACTTGTTTCGCCCCGGCCGAACGCGCCGCCGTCGAGGAAATCCGCCGCCAATTCGCGGTGCTCTCCAACCACGAGATCCCGGGCGTCCTCGACGCCATCCCGGTCATCGCCATGGTGCTCAACCGCTGCCGCCAGGTGGTCTTCGGCAACCGCAAGTTCCTCGACGCCATAGGCGCGACGGACATCCGCGAGGCGCTCGGCAAACGACCGGGCGAGGCATTTCATTGCGTGCACGCAGCCAGCGCGCCCAATGGCTGCGGTACAGGAGATTTCTGCGTGCATTGCGGGGCCGTACGCTCCATCCTGCTTGGCCTGGCCGGCCGCGACAACGTCCAAGAATGCAACCTCCGCCGTCAGACCAACGGCGTCCCCGAGGCGTTGGACCTTCAAGTTTCCACCGCCTCCACGACTGTGGAGGCCGAAAAATTCATCATCTTCTCCATCACCGACATCAGCCACGAAAAACGCCACCGTATCCTGGAACGTATTTTTTTCCACGACATGCTCAACACCGTGGGCAGCCTCAAAGGGCTCATGGAGTTTCTCGTTGACGAGGTCCACGAAAAACTGCGTCCCGATGCCCAGTTCATTTATCAAGCCATGGCGCAGCTGACCGACGAAATCATATACCAAAAGCAACTCCTGGCCGCCGAAAGCAACGAGCTGCAAGTCCATTTGACGCCCTTGCTCCCCAATAACATGCTCACGATCGTGGAAGCGACCTTTCAGAGCACGGAACAAGCCAGAGGCAAAATCCTCAAGATCTGCGGCGAATGCCCGGAGACAACCTTCGAATCGGACCCGGTGCTGCTGCGCCGGGTGCTCGGCAACATGGTCAAAAACGCCCTGGAAGCCACCGCCCCGGGCGGCGTCGTGCGCCTGGGCTGCCGTCCGGACGAAAACCGGGTGGAATTCTGGGTCCAAAACGACGCCGTCATCCCCAAAAGCGTGCGCATGCGCATCTTCAACCGGTCGTTCTCCACCAAGGGAATGGGGCGGGGGCTCGGCACCTACAGCATCAAACTCCTCACCGAACGCTACCTCGGCGGCGCCGTGGACTTCTCTTCCACCCGCGAGGAAGGCACCGTGTTTCGCGTCCGCCTGCCGCTCGGCGGCTAG